The genome window AGCCCATGTTCGTGGCGGCGCCGGTGCCGGAGGAACCGAAGATCAGCGTGCACATCGGGATGCCGAGCGCGACGAAGCCGAAGGCGATCGGCACGATGGCGACCGCGGTGGTGCGCAGACCTTGTGAGATGTCGTCACGAACGGCGCCAGTGTCGTCCTCGGCGGCCGAGCGCGAGATGCGCGGCAGGAGGGCGGCCATGAGCGAGACGGTGATGATGGCCTGTGGCAGGCCCCAGATGAGCTGGGCGTTGGCGTAGGCGCTGAAACCGGTGCCGGCGATTTTCGTCTCGGTGACGGCTGCGGTCGCCAGCTGAGTGACGACGAGGGCGCCCGCCTGGTTGGCGAGCACGAACAGGATCGTCCACTTGGCGAGCATCGCGGCTTTGCCGAGGCCGTGGCCCTTCCAGTCGAAACGCAGGCGCATCCGGAACCCGGTCTCCCGCAGGTACGGGATCATCGCCAGGGCCTGGACCACGAGGCCGAGGAGGATACCGATACCGAGGAGCTGCTCGCCTTCCGGCGGGATGTTCTCGACCGTCATGTGGGAGTCGGCCGCGCTGCCGTAGACCCAGAGAAATGCGCCGAGGGTGACGATGATGACGATGTTGTTGAGGACCGGGGTCCACATCATCGCGCCGAAGCGGCCACGGGCGTTGAGGATCTGCCCCATCACCACATGGATGCCCATGAAGAAGATCGAGGGCAGGAAGTACCGGGTGAAGGTGACGGCGACGTCATTGGCTGCGGCGTCGTCGGCGAGAGGGGTCGACAGCGCGCGGACCAGCAGTGGTGCGGCGAACATGGCGAGCGCGGTGAGGAGCCCCAGGATCACCATGACCAGGGTCAGCAACCTGTTGGCGTACGCCTCTCCACCGTCGTCGTCATCCTTCATGGCACGGACGAGCTGTGGCACGAAGACCGAGTTGAGACCACCGCCGACGGTAAGGATGTAGATCATCGTCGGCAGTTGGTAGGCGACCTGGAAGGACTCACCGAGCAGGGCGAGGCCGAGCGCGGAGACGATCATCGCCGAGCGGATGAACCCGGTGAGGCGCGACACCATGGTGCCCGCCGCCATCACGGCGCTCGACTTCAGCAGGCCCGAGGCCTTCCCGCCCTTCTTCGCCGCGGGCGCGGGCGCGGGCGGGGGCGTGGGAGCCGGTGAGGGCGCGGGGGCCTCGTACGTTGGGCGGCCCGGACCGGGCGCCGGGGCAGGCCCGGGAACGGAGGGCTGTCCCACGGGGGTCTGGCCGCTCTGCTGCTGGTCGCGGAAGAGGTGGGCGAACGCGTCCGGCTCGTGGCGCTCCTCGCCGGCCTGGGTCACCAGGTCGTCCACGCCGACGAACTGGGTCGTGCGGGCGTCGTCGCCGTACGGCAGATGCCGGGTCGGGCCTTCGGGCTCGGGGGCCGGAGTCTGGGCCCACACCCGCGGGTCGGGCGCGTACTGCGGGGTAAACGGCTGCGCGTAGAGCGGCTGCTGGGGCTGGTAGGTGCCCGGAGCCGGCGGCGGGTGCGCGGCGCGGTCGTAGAGCGCCTCGGCCACCGGGTCCTGGGCGACGAGATCCCGCGCGCGGTAGGGGTCCTGGTCGTAGGCGTCCTGGAGGTACATGTCCGCGGGAGGCTGCGGCGGCACCTGGCCCGTCCCGGGGAGCGGGCCGTCGGGATACCCCGAGTCGGCTGCGCCCTGGCCGCGGTCACCGTCGTACGGCGCGTTCATGGTTACCCCACCTCATCGTCCCCGGGCCAACCGGCCACGACAGTCGCTCAACGGTCCACTCTCTCACCCGTGCCGGACGGGTCGGCGCTTTCCGGAGCGGTGTCCGGGGCCGGGTCACTCGGGTGCTCCGGCTCGTCTTTCCCGGCCTCGGCCGGTGACTCCTCCTCGGCAGTGTGTACGACCGAGGCCGCCTCGGCGTTCGCGCCCCCGTCCTTCGGGAGGCTTTCCGACGAGTCGTCGCCCGTCGAGGTCCCCTCCGCCTCCAGCCGGGCGGCGGCACGCTTGCGCTGTGTGTACATCCGGAATCCGGCCAGGACAAGGAGCAGCACGCCACCGGCGATCACCAGCATCACCGCCGGTGTGATCTCGGTGACGTTCACCGTGAACCTGACCTCGTCACCGTACTTCTCGCCGTCCGCCGTGTAGAGCTGGGCGACGACGTCGGCCTTGCCGTTGGCCTCGGCGTTCGTGGTGAACTTCACCGACTCGCTGTGCCCGCCGGAGATGTCGACGGACTGCTCCGCGAAGACCTTGTCATCGATCTTCAGACGCTTCGAGGACAGGGAGGTGAGGCGGAGTGTCAGGTTGCCGACACCCTGCACGAGGTTGTTCTGCACGGTCACGGGGATCGTCGCGCTGCGGCCCGAGAGCTTCGTCTCGGACTTCTCGATCAGCCGGACCTGTTCGGTGAGCGAGTTGAGGTAACTCTGCACACCGTTGCGGTAGACCGCCGCGTCCATGGACCGGCCCCGCCAGGAGGTGGACATCTCCCGGTCCATGGTCCTGCCGAACGGCGTGACCACGCGCGACTGGTCGGAGAGGATCACCTTGAAACGGTCGAGGTCCGTCTGCGTGGTCTGGATCTCCTTGAACGCCGACTTGGACAGCGCCTGCTTCCGCAGCGACGACGGGTACGCCGAGGCCGACGGGATCTTGGTGTTGGCGCCGGGATCGGGCTTCGCGGCGGCTGCAGCGGACAGCTCCTGGGGCTGCGACCAGTTTCCGCCCTGGAGCGCGGTCAGGGCTTGTGCCATCGTCTGTGCCTGGCTTGCCGACGGCATGCGCTGCGGGGCGATCACGATGCTGCGCTGCTTGTTGTTCTGCAGATCCGTCATCAGGCTCTGGGCGAGGAATCTCTGCACCGCCAGCGTGGAACTCTCGGCCTTCGTCATATCGCCCTGGAACGCCGTCGACAGCCGTGCGTCGGAGACCACCGCCGTGGTGCCGCCGCCGATGGGCCGGGCCGCGTTGGGCGTGTAGGACAGGCTGTCGCTCTCTCGCAGGCTGTCACTGCGGGCGATCACCTTGTCGGCGCCCGCGGAGATGGCCACATTGACGATCGACGGGTCGACGGCGCCGTTGACGGGCCAGGCGAAGTCCGTCTCCGGTACCACCCGGAGGATGTTCTGGACGGTGTCCGAGGCCACATCGGTGGCGTCCTTCAGCCGGCTGAGGGAACCGGTGATCGTCTTGCCGTTGTGGGCCAGCGACGCGAGGTCCGGGTCCGCGAAGGGGAGGGCGACCACCTCCTCGCCCTGGACCGCCGTCTCCAGCTCCGCCAGCCACTCCTTGGCGACGGCCTGGTTCCTGCCCTCGACGGTAGTGCCCCCGCTGCGGACCCGGTAGCTCTCCGTCATCGCGACGACCGAGGCCAGCAGGTCCGGATCGATCACCCAGGTGATGTCCAGGTCCTTGCCCAGCGTCAGCATCTGCTCCAGGCGTCCGCCCGCCGAGATCTCCTTGGCCAGATCGTCGTTCAGGAAGACCGGCGTCTGCTGCTCGCCGGGACCGGTCTCCGCCGTCAGGTGGGTGGTGGAGATCAGCGGCCAGAGATACGTCGTCTTCGTCTTGGTCCCTGCCTCGTCGGGCTGCCACGGCAGGAACGTGCGCTGGATCCCGAGGACGTGGTCGTACGGGGCTGCCGCGGTCCTGCCCGAGAGCGAGACGCCCAGCTGATAGACACCGTCCGAGCCGAGGTCCAGCTCCTTGACGGGAACCGAGATGGTGAAGGGCTGGGCCACACCGGAGGCGAGCTCGGAGAACTCCTCCACATACTTCCCGCCGACCTC of Streptomyces phaeolivaceus contains these proteins:
- the murJ gene encoding murein biosynthesis integral membrane protein MurJ, whose amino-acid sequence is MNAPYDGDRGQGAADSGYPDGPLPGTGQVPPQPPADMYLQDAYDQDPYRARDLVAQDPVAEALYDRAAHPPPAPGTYQPQQPLYAQPFTPQYAPDPRVWAQTPAPEPEGPTRHLPYGDDARTTQFVGVDDLVTQAGEERHEPDAFAHLFRDQQQSGQTPVGQPSVPGPAPAPGPGRPTYEAPAPSPAPTPPPAPAPAAKKGGKASGLLKSSAVMAAGTMVSRLTGFIRSAMIVSALGLALLGESFQVAYQLPTMIYILTVGGGLNSVFVPQLVRAMKDDDDGGEAYANRLLTLVMVILGLLTALAMFAAPLLVRALSTPLADDAAANDVAVTFTRYFLPSIFFMGIHVVMGQILNARGRFGAMMWTPVLNNIVIIVTLGAFLWVYGSAADSHMTVENIPPEGEQLLGIGILLGLVVQALAMIPYLRETGFRMRLRFDWKGHGLGKAAMLAKWTILFVLANQAGALVVTQLATAAVTETKIAGTGFSAYANAQLIWGLPQAIITVSLMAALLPRISRSAAEDDTGAVRDDISQGLRTTAVAIVPIAFGFVALGIPMCTLIFGSSGTGAATNMGFMLMAFGLGLIPYSVQYVVLRAFYAYEDTRTPFYNTVIVAAVNASASAVCFFVIPARWAVVGMAASYGLAYMIGVGVAWRRLKKRLGGDLDGSKVMRTYARLSIASLPAALLSGAACYGISRTLGQGVGGSMLALVGGGIVLLGVFYVAARRMRIEELNSMVGMVRGRLGR
- a CDS encoding DUF6049 family protein, with amino-acid sequence MAEAADFQGTSPSPARRWLLRTGALFAGAPLLAGLFQLPVAPSAQATPQASLAEATGSSTVEVSLDSLSPSVPSDGDTVTVSGTVTNKGKQTVTDAHVGLRVASAAVTGRSAIDDRAKRTGFDQYADGTEVGGKYVEEFSELASGVAQPFTISVPVKELDLGSDGVYQLGVSLSGRTAAAPYDHVLGIQRTFLPWQPDEAGTKTKTTYLWPLISTTHLTAETGPGEQQTPVFLNDDLAKEISAGGRLEQMLTLGKDLDITWVIDPDLLASVVAMTESYRVRSGGTTVEGRNQAVAKEWLAELETAVQGEEVVALPFADPDLASLAHNGKTITGSLSRLKDATDVASDTVQNILRVVPETDFAWPVNGAVDPSIVNVAISAGADKVIARSDSLRESDSLSYTPNAARPIGGGTTAVVSDARLSTAFQGDMTKAESSTLAVQRFLAQSLMTDLQNNKQRSIVIAPQRMPSASQAQTMAQALTALQGGNWSQPQELSAAAAAKPDPGANTKIPSASAYPSSLRKQALSKSAFKEIQTTQTDLDRFKVILSDQSRVVTPFGRTMDREMSTSWRGRSMDAAVYRNGVQSYLNSLTEQVRLIEKSETKLSGRSATIPVTVQNNLVQGVGNLTLRLTSLSSKRLKIDDKVFAEQSVDISGGHSESVKFTTNAEANGKADVVAQLYTADGEKYGDEVRFTVNVTEITPAVMLVIAGGVLLLVLAGFRMYTQRKRAAARLEAEGTSTGDDSSESLPKDGGANAEAASVVHTAEEESPAEAGKDEPEHPSDPAPDTAPESADPSGTGERVDR